Proteins from a genomic interval of Dasania marina DSM 21967:
- a CDS encoding LysR family transcriptional regulator, with amino-acid sequence MKFTLKQLRYFLAVAEHGNVTVASEHLFVSQPAISNAINQLEEYFGVQLLIRHHAKGVSLTQAGSDLLIEAGQLIRHAEEVQSHIKEHSESLIGAINLGCFVTLAPLYIPKLINRFNEIYPDVSFALNEGNIEEISQSLLSGKTELAFVYDLGLSDRIAIHELAQLTPKVILPSDHRLAKKKTLTFKDLEHEPMVLLDLPHSREYFQSLFDGHGFKPLIRHRTGSFELVRSLVGNGYGYSIVNLSPQTNICYDGSSIVTIPLAEDARPLSLVVARAANVRLPKRSEVFLDFCKANFQI; translated from the coding sequence ATGAAATTTACCCTAAAACAATTACGTTATTTCCTCGCTGTTGCGGAACACGGCAACGTCACTGTCGCCAGTGAGCATCTGTTTGTATCCCAACCCGCCATCTCTAACGCTATCAATCAGTTGGAAGAATATTTCGGCGTGCAGTTGCTAATACGTCACCACGCCAAAGGGGTATCACTCACCCAAGCCGGCAGTGATTTATTAATTGAGGCCGGCCAACTGATACGCCACGCAGAAGAAGTGCAAAGCCATATTAAGGAACACAGCGAGTCGTTAATCGGGGCCATCAATTTAGGTTGTTTTGTCACCTTGGCACCGCTGTATATTCCCAAGCTGATCAACCGGTTTAATGAAATTTATCCCGATGTTAGTTTTGCACTGAATGAAGGTAATATAGAAGAAATCAGCCAATCCCTGCTCTCGGGTAAAACCGAACTGGCTTTTGTGTATGACTTAGGGCTTAGCGATAGGATAGCAATACACGAGTTAGCGCAGCTCACCCCCAAGGTGATACTGCCTTCAGACCATAGGCTCGCCAAGAAAAAAACCTTAACGTTTAAAGACTTAGAACACGAACCCATGGTGCTGCTGGACCTGCCTCACAGCCGCGAATACTTTCAATCGCTGTTTGACGGCCACGGTTTTAAACCGCTGATTCGCCACCGCACTGGCAGCTTTGAATTAGTGCGAAGTTTAGTGGGTAATGGCTACGGTTATTCGATAGTAAACCTATCGCCGCAAACCAATATTTGTTACGACGGCTCTAGCATAGTCACCATTCCTTTGGCTGAAGATGCTAGACCCTTATCGTTGGTGGTAGCCAGAGCAGCCAATGTGCGCCTGCCTAAGCGTTCAGAAGTATTCTTGGATTTCTGCAAGGCTAATTTTCAGATATAA
- a CDS encoding EAL domain-containing protein, whose product MPNSDTVHINYLSHALRALRLSVPMSVAELSACIDIAETKIKDFESGKPSLSDIELKRMSQFLELQSHKPALPECGVPQQSLQQRVVKQNEALRFLGKHDDINKGHVNAAIELICVTAAKVFQNEYTGIWLLNDNRDYLEAIDEYVLSKDNHEPEDHYNQEQFPEWFAKFDGQRSVISDSSVNDDEQEFDEERERWQIEATIDTHISFEGEIVGIISSEDIKPRQWQTDEISFHTQLADLVSRVLTNNNNRELKQQILDQKKRVAEQQKAIMAIIGNPSIVAGKVEPAFDFICTQVGRLLNCSVYIGLIDEQTDILVNRSSYGYKENSILDKSGNFDLSLKDVPVYRNALVRDRTITSSNVKEDSRYNELATIAMIDQTVVSSVDAGIRIEGLLVGVLTVDSHVYKEWQKDEEAFIGEVTEQISQCLINQKTRQAGYQLKRLSRAVESSSSALLVVNDTLDIVYANHKAGDLFSAEGPTLQGVSLRDMAVASESSAELFHLLTAINKKKYWRGELEIVSEKGEKQWVSATVSPVKIADSTTSEYVVVCDDVSELKAAHKEMERMAFYDALTGLVNRRLYKERLEQSLLAAQRHDNQLAVLFLDLDRFKLINDTLGHEVGDKLLKIVAKRLESCVGEGDTVARLGGDEFTILLNDVLDKNTVSSIAKKLITAIRAPIIIEGETISVTTSIGVSLFPADGEEGSQLMKMADMAMYNAKTKGRNSYEFYHKNLDIFSKERLGLEHDLRQALAQDQFFIEYQPIINAKTQAINSVEALIRWQHPEKGLIEPLAFIPIAEDIGLINDIGAWVLLVACKDLKRMQQQQPHLKMSVNISANQFNALNFVEKVSGALATADVEGKYLVLEITESMLINDIDRSVELLEKIRTLGVTISIDDFGTGYSSLGYLKRLPIDNIKIDRSFVEHIHTDSHDCDLATAVIDMAHSLSLDVIAEGVEDKQQEDILKSHGCEYYQGFLYAKPCSFESLSEFLSLNPAEHVKKTAG is encoded by the coding sequence ATGCCGAATTCAGATACTGTTCATATTAATTACCTCAGCCATGCCCTGCGAGCTTTACGTTTGTCGGTACCGATGAGTGTTGCTGAGCTGTCAGCATGTATTGATATTGCTGAAACCAAGATAAAAGACTTTGAGAGTGGTAAGCCTTCTCTTAGTGATATTGAGTTAAAGAGAATGAGCCAGTTTTTAGAGTTACAAAGCCATAAACCTGCGCTGCCAGAGTGTGGTGTGCCGCAGCAATCCTTACAGCAAAGAGTGGTAAAGCAAAATGAGGCTTTGCGATTTTTAGGCAAGCATGACGATATAAATAAAGGGCATGTAAATGCCGCTATTGAGCTGATTTGTGTAACTGCGGCAAAAGTTTTTCAAAACGAATATACCGGTATTTGGTTGCTAAACGATAACAGGGATTATTTAGAAGCCATCGATGAATATGTGCTTAGTAAAGATAATCACGAACCAGAAGATCACTATAACCAAGAGCAGTTTCCCGAATGGTTTGCCAAATTTGATGGCCAGCGTAGTGTTATTAGTGACTCTTCTGTTAATGACGACGAGCAAGAATTTGATGAAGAGCGCGAGAGATGGCAGATAGAAGCCACCATAGATACGCATATTTCTTTTGAAGGCGAAATAGTTGGAATTATTTCTAGTGAGGATATTAAGCCCAGGCAATGGCAAACAGACGAGATTAGTTTTCATACGCAGCTAGCAGATCTGGTGTCGCGGGTGTTAACTAACAATAATAATAGAGAATTAAAGCAGCAGATTCTAGATCAAAAGAAAAGAGTGGCCGAGCAACAAAAAGCAATTATGGCTATTATTGGGAATCCTTCTATTGTGGCCGGCAAGGTAGAGCCGGCTTTTGATTTTATTTGTACGCAAGTTGGCCGTTTGTTGAATTGTAGCGTGTATATAGGCTTGATTGATGAACAGACGGATATTTTGGTTAACCGATCCTCTTATGGCTATAAGGAAAATAGCATTCTAGATAAGAGTGGTAATTTTGATTTATCGTTAAAAGACGTACCTGTTTATAGAAATGCCTTGGTTAGAGATAGAACAATTACCTCTAGTAATGTGAAGGAGGACTCGCGTTACAATGAGCTGGCAACAATAGCCATGATTGATCAAACTGTTGTTTCATCGGTGGACGCTGGTATACGCATAGAAGGATTATTAGTCGGCGTTTTGACTGTAGACTCTCACGTATATAAAGAGTGGCAGAAAGATGAAGAGGCTTTTATTGGTGAAGTTACTGAGCAAATATCACAGTGCTTGATTAACCAAAAAACTCGACAGGCCGGCTATCAGCTTAAGAGGTTGTCGCGTGCGGTAGAAAGCTCAAGTTCAGCGCTGTTAGTCGTTAATGACACCCTAGATATAGTCTACGCCAATCACAAGGCGGGTGATTTGTTCTCTGCTGAAGGTCCTACTTTGCAGGGTGTTAGTTTAAGGGATATGGCGGTGGCTAGTGAGTCATCGGCAGAGCTTTTTCACTTATTAACGGCTATTAATAAGAAAAAATACTGGCGCGGCGAGTTAGAGATAGTTAGCGAGAAAGGTGAAAAGCAATGGGTGTCCGCCACTGTTTCACCGGTAAAAATTGCCGATAGTACCACTAGTGAATATGTCGTGGTCTGCGATGATGTCAGTGAGCTAAAAGCCGCCCATAAAGAGATGGAGCGCATGGCTTTTTATGATGCGTTAACCGGTTTAGTCAATAGGCGTTTATACAAAGAGCGCTTAGAGCAGAGCTTGTTAGCAGCGCAGCGTCATGACAATCAATTGGCGGTATTATTTTTAGATTTAGATAGATTTAAACTTATTAATGACACACTGGGTCATGAGGTAGGCGATAAACTACTTAAGATTGTCGCTAAGCGCTTGGAAAGTTGCGTGGGCGAGGGTGATACAGTTGCGAGATTAGGTGGTGATGAATTCACGATATTGCTAAACGATGTGCTTGATAAAAATACTGTGTCCAGCATAGCTAAAAAATTGATAACAGCCATACGTGCGCCCATTATTATTGAGGGTGAAACCATTAGTGTTACCACCAGTATTGGTGTGAGTTTGTTTCCTGCCGATGGCGAAGAAGGCTCGCAGTTGATGAAAATGGCTGATATGGCCATGTATAACGCAAAAACAAAAGGTAGAAACTCCTACGAGTTTTACCATAAAAACTTGGATATCTTTAGTAAAGAGCGCTTGGGTTTAGAGCATGATTTGCGACAGGCATTAGCGCAAGATCAGTTTTTTATAGAGTACCAACCCATTATTAACGCCAAAACCCAAGCCATTAACTCGGTAGAGGCATTAATACGTTGGCAGCATCCCGAGAAGGGTTTAATAGAGCCCTTAGCGTTTATCCCTATTGCTGAAGATATAGGGCTTATTAATGATATCGGTGCTTGGGTATTGTTGGTAGCCTGTAAAGATTTAAAAAGAATGCAGCAACAGCAGCCGCATTTAAAAATGTCTGTGAATATCTCCGCCAATCAATTCAATGCCCTTAATTTTGTGGAGAAGGTTTCAGGGGCGCTAGCGACAGCGGATGTTGAGGGTAAGTATTTGGTGTTAGAAATTACTGAAAGTATGTTAATTAACGATATAGACAGATCGGTAGAGTTACTGGAAAAAATCCGCACACTAGGGGTGACGATATCGATTGATGACTTTGGTACCGGCTATTCCTCGTTAGGGTACTTAAAGCGTTTGCCCATTGATAATATAAAAATTGACCGATCTTTCGTTGAGCATATACATACCGATAGCCATGACTGTGATTTAGCGACAGCAGTTATCGACATGGCCCATAGCCTGAGCCTTGATGTAATTGCGGAAGGTGTAGAGGATAAACAGCAGGAAGATATATTAAAGAGCCACGGCTGCGAATATTACCAAGGGTTTTTGTACGCTAAGCCCTGTAGTTTTGAATCGCTGAGTGAGTTTTTGAGCCTAAACCCTGCAGAGCACGTTAAAAAAACTGCAGGTTAA
- a CDS encoding MFS transporter: protein MKKNTTLFDNPKAITAAIVFSFIGNAVFMGMPMLVGALSDNLGFSAQQVGWLASADLGGMCASSILTSLLVARVNRRYLVALGVVIAVLANYAASLFHDFETLFSLRVLAGFGSGICYATGVASLAGSHNTGRNFSILMFALVAINAIELYSFPILSARWGVNGIFLAFAGSFVLALCFIGWLPARAAEQALVEKGTKQAPAVPAYLPWLCLLAVACFYITIGSYWSFIERAGVDAGLSDSFIANVLTAGTICTLLGCFAATALSTRLGQSKPLIAALAGMTLTLLMLSTGINALSYIAGTMLFNFMWLFTDIYQLGTLSNMDHSGRYVALVPAAQGFAQTLGPSMAGGMLAANMGYGSVMIMGALGSFAAFLLYIFVYSILKRTTPAIADAQ, encoded by the coding sequence ATGAAAAAAAATACTACTCTGTTTGATAACCCCAAGGCCATTACTGCTGCCATAGTCTTTAGTTTTATAGGCAATGCCGTATTTATGGGTATGCCCATGTTGGTGGGGGCGCTGTCGGATAATTTAGGATTTAGTGCTCAGCAGGTGGGGTGGTTGGCCTCGGCGGATTTAGGCGGTATGTGCGCCTCATCCATACTTACCTCACTGCTGGTGGCTAGGGTTAATCGCCGTTACTTAGTGGCGCTGGGGGTGGTGATAGCGGTATTGGCTAATTATGCCGCCAGCCTGTTTCACGATTTTGAAACTTTATTTTCTTTGCGTGTATTGGCGGGATTTGGCAGCGGTATTTGCTATGCCACGGGAGTGGCTAGCTTAGCGGGTAGCCATAATACCGGCCGCAATTTTAGTATTTTGATGTTTGCCCTAGTGGCGATTAATGCCATAGAGCTGTATTCCTTTCCTATCTTGTCGGCGCGCTGGGGGGTGAATGGTATATTCTTGGCTTTTGCTGGTTCGTTTGTGTTGGCGCTGTGCTTCATCGGCTGGTTACCTGCGCGTGCAGCTGAGCAGGCTTTGGTTGAGAAAGGTACTAAGCAAGCCCCGGCAGTGCCCGCCTATTTACCCTGGTTATGCTTGTTAGCCGTAGCCTGTTTTTATATCACCATAGGTTCTTATTGGTCGTTTATAGAAAGGGCGGGGGTAGATGCAGGTTTGAGTGATAGCTTTATCGCTAATGTGCTAACAGCCGGTACGATTTGCACCTTATTAGGTTGTTTTGCGGCTACTGCATTAAGCACCAGGTTGGGGCAGTCCAAGCCTTTAATTGCGGCCCTAGCGGGCATGACCTTAACCTTGCTGATGCTATCCACGGGTATAAACGCATTAAGCTATATAGCTGGCACCATGTTGTTTAATTTTATGTGGTTGTTTACCGACATATATCAACTGGGCACCTTGAGTAATATGGACCACAGTGGCCGCTATGTCGCCTTGGTACCCGCCGCTCAAGGGTTTGCCCAAACCTTAGGCCCCAGCATGGCTGGCGGCATGTTAGCGGCCAATATGGGTTATGGATCAGTGATGATTATGGGGGCTTTGGGTAGCTTTGCGGCGTTTTTACTTTATATTTTTGTTTATTCCATTTTGAAGCGGACCACCCCCGCGATTGCCGATGCACAATAA
- a CDS encoding LuxR family transcriptional regulator, with translation MSQLIRDKLCSPQWYQQIASTTQAIGSELWGKQLLDAIGFLVTADAPVLIIYPHNSAPSTVYLPDNDGPWAPSASLDNYYEGAYLLDPFYQASRSGCATKLYRLSEVVPDLFHKSEYYFNYYQHCQLVDEFNYLVQLPQQQTASLSLASKTPFSDEQAEVLHVIAPWVTSVIAQHFSAQPQPQGKPGFHQNIASAFTHFGSSVLTARECEVAQHILHGYSTKAMASKLLISMETVKVHRRHLYQKLDISSQPELFSLFIGSLASGEKQLGVDPLKDYI, from the coding sequence ATGAGCCAACTGATACGCGATAAGCTCTGTAGCCCCCAGTGGTACCAACAGATAGCCAGCACCACGCAGGCCATAGGCAGCGAGCTATGGGGTAAGCAGCTATTAGACGCCATAGGATTTTTGGTGACGGCCGATGCGCCGGTATTAATCATCTACCCCCATAATAGTGCACCCAGCACGGTTTACCTGCCCGATAACGATGGCCCTTGGGCGCCATCCGCCAGCCTAGATAATTATTACGAAGGGGCTTATTTGCTAGACCCGTTTTACCAAGCCAGCCGCAGCGGCTGCGCCACTAAGCTGTATCGTTTGAGCGAGGTGGTGCCCGACTTATTTCACAAAAGTGAATATTATTTTAATTATTATCAGCACTGCCAATTAGTGGATGAGTTCAACTACTTAGTGCAATTGCCACAGCAGCAAACCGCCTCGCTGTCGCTGGCCAGCAAAACCCCTTTTAGTGATGAGCAGGCAGAAGTACTCCACGTCATCGCCCCTTGGGTGACTAGCGTAATAGCACAGCACTTTAGCGCCCAGCCGCAGCCCCAGGGCAAACCCGGTTTTCACCAAAATATCGCCTCGGCGTTTACTCACTTTGGTAGCAGCGTGCTCACCGCCAGAGAATGTGAAGTTGCCCAACATATACTGCATGGCTATTCCACCAAGGCTATGGCTAGCAAATTACTCATCTCTATGGAAACCGTGAAGGTGCATAGGCGCCATCTCTATCAAAAACTGGACATCAGTTCGCAGCCAGAATTATTTTCCTTATTTATAGGCTCACTGGCCTCCGGCGAAAAACAATTAGGGGTAGACCCTTTGAAAGATTATATTTAA
- a CDS encoding TonB-dependent receptor, with the protein MAQSILKRSVLATAVGVISAASAMPAYSANLLEEVTVTATRRAESTMDVPYNISATTSDALEQQGITDFSKLARSVAGLTYVDSGPREAGINSGLIIRGLSSGGDPSSDTASLASPTVSVYIGETPLFVNLHLKDIERVEVLRGPQGTLYGSGSLGGTIRHIPVKPDPSEFSAEVGTRLSTTDEASGVNSDTYAIVNLPLGDSVALRAVAGYVENQGYIDANNLQRLDANGQPLLQGGFFNPAAATQNSRKKDSNGDNVKHVRLSALWDVSDTVQLLLTHQQQEDEADGRAAAGAEAFGGGDLAHANRYLEPLERELSLTALDVEWDMGFATLSSSSSSYTNESSVLSDQSGLYLNADFWAAYYAIGPRDSVYGDYPQKTEAFAQELRMVSNSDGPINWVAGAFYQKQKQNNETNDISPGFWDYMGFPGDWGPGYASTVELAAVGIVKDQIYKQIQKTEFTDQALFGELSYQFNDAWQATLGMRAFEQEYLSTGTIYLPQCGVACSNDNASPLGLTGGSIKKTFNDQIFKFNVSYNINEDMMAYATWAEGFRHGGTNGIPTSDVTPNAPFAEAAALAGYESDLATNWEAGIKGTLMDGSVRFSAAGFFIEWQDIQIDAASPVGAFPVIVNGETAESKGVELELIMAVTESLTATVGYAYTDAQLSDDFAAGGVAGFDGDSLPGVPDHAGSLSFNYLQPINQNLELSYNLNGSFISSTKTALNKQDPNYSETAGYALWDASVILQAEQWSATLFVDNLANKQNYSYGRGAFYNNTADNAQAGRDLYSFVNRPRTIGLGFKYKF; encoded by the coding sequence ATGGCTCAGTCTATCCTTAAGCGCTCGGTATTAGCTACGGCTGTGGGTGTCATTAGTGCTGCCAGCGCAATGCCTGCGTACAGCGCAAATTTACTAGAAGAAGTCACCGTTACGGCCACGCGCCGTGCCGAAAGTACTATGGATGTGCCCTACAATATTTCTGCCACCACCTCCGATGCCTTAGAGCAGCAAGGCATTACCGACTTTAGCAAACTGGCGCGCAGCGTGGCCGGCCTAACCTATGTGGACTCCGGCCCTAGGGAAGCCGGTATAAACAGCGGCTTAATTATTCGCGGCCTAAGCAGCGGCGGTGATCCCTCCAGCGATACCGCCTCCTTAGCATCACCTACCGTATCGGTATACATAGGCGAAACGCCTTTATTTGTGAACCTGCATTTAAAAGATATAGAGCGGGTAGAAGTGTTGCGCGGGCCGCAGGGTACCTTATATGGCTCTGGCTCTTTGGGCGGCACGATACGCCATATTCCGGTAAAGCCAGACCCCAGTGAGTTTAGTGCCGAAGTAGGCACGCGGCTATCGACTACCGATGAAGCCAGCGGTGTTAACTCAGACACTTACGCCATCGTCAATCTGCCGTTAGGGGATAGCGTTGCCCTGCGTGCGGTAGCGGGTTATGTAGAAAATCAAGGTTATATAGACGCCAATAATTTGCAGCGCTTAGATGCGAATGGCCAGCCGCTGTTACAAGGCGGTTTTTTTAACCCCGCCGCGGCCACACAAAACAGCCGTAAAAAAGACAGCAATGGCGATAATGTTAAACACGTGAGACTGTCTGCACTGTGGGATGTTAGTGATACCGTACAGCTATTGTTAACCCATCAACAGCAAGAAGATGAAGCCGATGGCCGCGCTGCTGCCGGGGCAGAGGCTTTTGGTGGTGGTGACTTGGCTCATGCCAACCGTTACTTAGAACCCTTAGAGCGCGAACTCAGCCTAACGGCCTTAGACGTGGAATGGGATATGGGTTTTGCGACCCTAAGCTCTAGCAGCTCTAGCTACACCAATGAAAGCAGCGTGCTTAGCGATCAAAGCGGGCTGTATTTAAATGCTGATTTTTGGGCGGCTTACTACGCCATAGGGCCGCGCGATTCGGTGTATGGTGATTACCCGCAAAAAACTGAAGCCTTTGCCCAAGAGTTGCGCATGGTGTCTAACAGCGACGGCCCAATCAACTGGGTGGCCGGTGCGTTTTATCAAAAGCAAAAACAAAATAACGAAACCAATGATATATCCCCCGGCTTTTGGGATTACATGGGTTTTCCTGGGGACTGGGGGCCGGGTTATGCCAGCACCGTCGAGCTAGCTGCCGTGGGCATAGTGAAAGATCAAATTTATAAGCAAATACAAAAAACCGAGTTTACCGACCAAGCGCTGTTTGGCGAGCTCAGCTATCAGTTTAACGATGCCTGGCAGGCCACCTTAGGTATGCGTGCCTTTGAGCAAGAGTACCTATCTACCGGTACTATTTATTTGCCTCAATGCGGTGTGGCTTGCTCTAACGATAATGCCAGCCCCTTGGGTTTAACCGGTGGTAGCATTAAAAAAACCTTTAACGATCAAATTTTTAAATTTAATGTTTCTTATAATATTAACGAAGATATGATGGCCTACGCTACTTGGGCGGAAGGTTTTCGCCACGGTGGCACCAATGGTATACCGACCTCGGACGTTACCCCTAACGCGCCTTTTGCTGAAGCGGCGGCCTTGGCCGGTTATGAATCAGACTTAGCCACCAACTGGGAGGCCGGTATTAAAGGCACCTTAATGGATGGCAGTGTGCGCTTTTCGGCGGCGGGATTTTTCATCGAGTGGCAAGATATACAGATTGATGCCGCCTCACCGGTGGGTGCCTTTCCGGTAATTGTTAACGGCGAAACCGCTGAATCTAAAGGAGTGGAGCTGGAGTTAATAATGGCCGTTACCGAGTCATTAACGGCGACAGTGGGCTATGCCTATACCGACGCACAGCTTAGCGATGATTTTGCCGCGGGTGGCGTGGCCGGTTTTGATGGTGATAGCTTGCCGGGCGTGCCCGACCATGCTGGATCCTTATCGTTTAATTATTTGCAGCCTATCAATCAAAATCTGGAGTTGAGTTATAACCTCAATGGCTCGTTTATTAGCAGCACCAAAACCGCGCTTAATAAACAAGACCCTAACTACAGTGAAACAGCCGGTTATGCGCTATGGGATGCTTCTGTTATTTTGCAGGCGGAGCAATGGTCGGCGACCTTGTTTGTAGATAACCTAGCCAACAAGCAAAACTACAGTTATGGCCGCGGTGCGTTTTACAATAATACGGCCGATAACGCGCAAGCAGGCCGCGACCTGTATAGCTTTGTCAATCGCCCGCGCACAATAGGCTTAGGTTTTAAATATAAGTTTTGA
- a CDS encoding DUF599 domain-containing protein: MTLSFLQTFHWSNALSLGWFLLCWVGYSYFAHYMAKRSHSLSSVLHDHRVSWMKTLLNRESLVADAALISNIERQVSFFASTTILVLAGLLAVIPNISTIYQLLAQVPFFEQTSESEIQLRVMVLCCIFVYAFFTFTWAMRQFGFSSVLMGAAPLRKDEAISEQHRNQYARYTAKLIDQASHTYNYGLRAYYFAMAIFPWFISQWLFMGATALVVAVLYHREFHSKPLVTLRALAKMNKD, encoded by the coding sequence ATGACGTTAAGCTTCTTACAAACCTTTCATTGGAGTAATGCCCTAAGCTTGGGCTGGTTTTTATTGTGCTGGGTAGGTTACAGCTATTTTGCCCACTATATGGCTAAGCGCAGCCATAGCTTGTCGTCGGTATTACACGACCACCGGGTAAGCTGGATGAAAACCCTGCTCAACCGCGAATCCCTGGTAGCCGATGCCGCGTTAATTTCAAATATAGAGCGGCAGGTGAGTTTTTTTGCCTCGACTACCATACTGGTGTTGGCAGGTTTATTAGCGGTTATCCCCAATATCAGCACCATTTACCAACTGCTGGCGCAAGTGCCTTTTTTTGAGCAGACTAGCGAATCCGAAATACAACTGCGCGTGATGGTGCTGTGCTGTATTTTTGTGTACGCCTTTTTCACCTTTACCTGGGCCATGCGCCAGTTTGGATTTTCTAGCGTACTGATGGGTGCCGCCCCGCTGCGTAAAGATGAAGCCATCTCAGAACAACATCGCAACCAATACGCACGCTATACTGCCAAACTGATAGACCAAGCCAGCCATACCTATAACTACGGTTTGCGCGCTTATTATTTTGCCATGGCCATCTTCCCTTGGTTTATCAGCCAGTGGTTATTTATGGGCGCTACCGCGCTAGTTGTTGCGGTGCTCTATCACCGCGAGTTTCACTCTAAGCCCTTGGTGACATTACGAGCTTTAGCAAAGATGAATAAAGACTAA
- a CDS encoding LysR substrate-binding domain-containing protein: protein MTLRNPKLDLLNTFARAAYHGNFTRAANELCITQAAVSRQIGILEEQLGIALFVRSNRGISLTEAAKPLYAILQQSLADIGQEVNRIHQMSNQETMRLSLAIDCAFADTWFKKRFAQFRQQHANMQIELQLITDSRPKPNVDVQIIYAIDDKPLQGPGFVSEGIYQPMDFVVCSPNIISKATPLQALSDLKQHSLLHEFTTELWPNWLQHMGVSDIETSQGAIVHDALLCLEMAANGEAVILSDDLVAADYLADGRLIKPLPHVRANEAKIYLVQNTQQAHNPAAFAFRQWLLAELAKHQQVFAELRQQAVYT from the coding sequence ATGACCCTACGCAACCCCAAACTTGACCTACTCAACACCTTTGCCCGCGCCGCCTACCACGGCAACTTTACCCGTGCCGCTAACGAGCTGTGTATTACTCAGGCGGCTGTTAGTAGGCAAATAGGGATATTGGAAGAGCAATTAGGCATAGCGTTGTTTGTGCGTAGCAATAGGGGGATTAGCCTCACCGAAGCTGCCAAACCGCTGTATGCGATTTTGCAGCAGTCACTGGCGGATATAGGGCAGGAGGTTAACCGCATCCACCAGATGAGCAACCAAGAGACTATGCGTTTGAGTTTGGCGATAGACTGCGCCTTTGCCGACACTTGGTTTAAAAAACGCTTTGCCCAATTTCGCCAGCAGCACGCCAATATGCAAATTGAGTTGCAGTTAATCACCGATAGCAGGCCTAAGCCCAATGTTGATGTGCAAATTATTTATGCGATAGACGATAAACCGCTGCAGGGGCCGGGTTTTGTTAGTGAGGGTATTTATCAGCCCATGGACTTTGTAGTGTGCAGCCCCAATATCATTAGTAAGGCCACGCCTTTACAGGCACTGAGTGATTTAAAGCAACACAGCTTATTGCATGAATTTACCACCGAGCTTTGGCCTAATTGGTTGCAGCATATGGGGGTGAGCGATATAGAGACTAGCCAAGGCGCTATCGTGCATGACGCCTTATTGTGTTTAGAAATGGCCGCCAATGGCGAGGCGGTAATACTCAGTGATGATTTGGTAGCGGCTGATTACTTAGCCGATGGCCGTTTAATCAAACCGCTGCCCCATGTACGCGCCAATGAAGCCAAAATTTATTTAGTGCAAAACACCCAGCAAGCTCACAACCCTGCAGCTTTTGCTTTTAGGCAATGGTTGCTGGCGGAACTGGCTAAACACCAGCAGGTGTTTGCCGAACTACGGCAACAGGCGGTTTACACTTAG